From a region of the Rhizobium sp. CB3090 genome:
- the hemN gene encoding oxygen-independent coproporphyrinogen III oxidase: MSNALVAKYGEARLPRYTSYPTAPAFAANVGPADYEQALAAAAGGGPVSLYLHVPFCRTMCWYCGCHTTITRHDGPILDYLDVMSREIELVSKAAGGDMPVKNVHFGGGTPTIMKPHEFSALMAKLRGAFSFAQKASVAVEIDPRTPASEMIIALGENGVDRASLGVQSFDPVVQKAINRIQTFSQTKAAVAGLRAYGVSSTNFDLIYGLPFQTVGSCVDTVNMAIELRPERFAVFGYAHVPAFKKHQRLIDESALPGAEERNEQAEAIAETLVAAGYVRIGLDHFALPDDELAIAARSGTLRRNFQGYTTDDCETLIGLGASSIGRLPSGYYQNHVAIGRYADMVSSGILPTAKGYLLTQEDKLRGRIIERLMCDFEVDLEAFSREAGYDAGFLLERNDRFRELVADGVVAIVEGRVTVSKDSRFMVRAVAAAFDAYLGALGRTHSKAA, from the coding sequence ATGTCCAACGCCCTGGTGGCCAAATACGGCGAAGCCCGATTGCCACGCTACACAAGTTATCCCACCGCGCCTGCATTTGCGGCCAATGTGGGGCCAGCGGACTATGAGCAGGCCCTGGCAGCCGCCGCAGGAGGCGGCCCCGTGTCGCTGTATCTCCACGTCCCCTTTTGCCGCACCATGTGCTGGTATTGCGGTTGTCATACGACTATCACCCGCCACGACGGCCCTATTCTCGACTATCTCGACGTGATGAGCCGAGAGATCGAATTGGTTTCGAAGGCCGCCGGCGGCGATATGCCAGTCAAGAATGTGCATTTCGGCGGCGGCACGCCGACGATCATGAAGCCGCACGAGTTTTCAGCCCTCATGGCGAAGCTTAGAGGGGCGTTTTCTTTTGCTCAGAAAGCTAGCGTAGCGGTCGAGATCGACCCTCGGACGCCTGCGAGCGAAATGATCATCGCGCTCGGCGAGAACGGCGTCGACAGAGCAAGTCTCGGTGTCCAGAGCTTTGATCCGGTCGTCCAGAAGGCGATCAACCGCATCCAGACGTTCAGCCAGACGAAGGCGGCGGTTGCGGGCCTGCGGGCATATGGCGTTTCGAGCACGAACTTCGACCTTATCTATGGCCTGCCGTTTCAAACCGTCGGCTCGTGCGTCGACACGGTGAACATGGCGATCGAGCTACGGCCGGAGCGGTTTGCAGTTTTCGGATACGCGCACGTTCCTGCGTTCAAGAAGCATCAGCGGCTTATCGACGAGTCGGCGCTTCCAGGGGCTGAAGAGCGCAACGAGCAGGCTGAAGCTATTGCAGAGACCCTCGTGGCTGCAGGATACGTCCGAATCGGCCTCGATCATTTTGCGCTGCCTGACGACGAACTCGCGATCGCGGCCCGCTCAGGCACGCTGCGAAGAAACTTCCAAGGATATACGACGGACGATTGCGAAACGCTTATCGGCCTGGGAGCGTCCTCTATCGGACGTCTGCCATCCGGTTACTACCAGAACCACGTGGCGATCGGACGGTATGCGGATATGGTCTCTTCCGGCATCCTTCCAACGGCGAAAGGCTATCTTCTCACCCAAGAAGACAAGCTCCGCGGCCGGATCATCGAACGGCTCATGTGTGATTTTGAGGTCGATCTCGAGGCATTTAGCCGCGAGGCTGGATACGATGCAGGATTTCTGCTGGAGCGGAACGACAGGTTTCGCGAGTTAGTGGCCGACGGAGTGGTTGCCATTGTCGAAGGTCGGGTCACCGTTTCCAAGGACTCGCGCTTTATGGTCCGCGCTGTGGCTGCGGCGTTTGACGCCTATTTGGGAGCGCTGGGTCGAACGCACAGCAAGGCGGCTTAG
- a CDS encoding PAS domain-containing sensor histidine kinase, with translation MPHRLISPRTASPQELDALVHVLDGADIIVYRLEGTITHWSIGSENLYGWTREEAVGENVYDLLATRPSEPVDSIRAQLRSRGFWRGEIVQRHKAGHDIFIASRCVLVNLPDGEPAVIQTNSDVSALRKAEQDVRAREAHLRSILDTVPDAMVVIDQKGIVISFSKAAEQLFGMSAEEICGRNVSNLMPNPYRSAHDGYISHYLDTGEKRIIGYGRVVTGQRADGTEFPMELHVGEATADGERIFTGFVRDLTSRFKIEEDLRQAQKMEAVGQLTGGLAHDFNNLLTVISGNLEMIEDKLPEGRLKDLLREAQAAAADGAKLTGQLLAFGRRQPLNPKPADLSQLVTGFSDLLRRTLGENIKLSTVLSGSDFNVLVDPSQLQNAILNIALNARDAMPRGGSLTTEVSRVHLDADYAKMYPEVRSGNFVLISMTDTGIGMSADVQKRAMEPFFTTKEVGSGTGLGLSMVYGFVKQSGGHLQIYSEVGRGTTIRIYLPAVTGTRIGDAGGATKAESALRGGHELVLVVEDDPRVRRVAVARLSDMGYSVLEAENGHRALDILKENEEIELLFTDIVMTGGMTGDELAREAREIRPEIAVLFTSGYSEPGLAEKDIIAGAQWLRKPYTARELASRVRELIEGK, from the coding sequence ATGCCTCATCGCCTCATTTCGCCTCGTACCGCATCGCCACAGGAACTGGATGCGCTGGTGCATGTGCTCGACGGGGCCGACATCATCGTCTACCGCCTTGAGGGAACCATCACGCATTGGTCGATCGGCAGCGAAAATCTTTATGGCTGGACCCGTGAGGAAGCCGTTGGAGAGAACGTCTACGATCTGCTCGCGACGCGTCCTTCGGAACCGGTGGACTCAATCCGTGCCCAGCTCCGGTCGCGTGGGTTTTGGCGCGGCGAGATCGTCCAGCGTCACAAAGCCGGCCACGATATCTTCATCGCCAGCCGGTGCGTGCTGGTGAACCTGCCGGACGGAGAGCCGGCGGTCATCCAGACCAACAGCGACGTCAGCGCTCTCAGAAAGGCGGAACAGGACGTCCGCGCTCGCGAGGCGCATTTGAGATCGATCCTCGACACCGTTCCAGACGCCATGGTCGTCATAGATCAGAAGGGCATCGTCATCTCCTTCAGCAAGGCTGCCGAACAGCTCTTCGGAATGTCGGCAGAGGAAATCTGCGGCCGCAACGTCAGCAATCTGATGCCGAATCCCTACCGATCCGCGCACGATGGCTATATCAGCCATTACCTCGATACGGGCGAGAAGCGAATCATCGGTTACGGGCGCGTCGTCACAGGCCAGCGGGCGGATGGCACGGAATTTCCGATGGAACTGCATGTCGGTGAAGCGACGGCTGATGGCGAGCGGATATTCACCGGTTTCGTGCGCGATCTGACCAGCCGCTTCAAAATCGAAGAAGACCTCCGTCAGGCCCAGAAGATGGAAGCGGTCGGACAATTGACCGGCGGCCTCGCCCACGACTTCAATAATCTCCTGACCGTTATCAGCGGAAATTTGGAGATGATCGAGGACAAGCTTCCGGAAGGCCGGCTCAAGGATCTTCTGCGGGAGGCACAGGCGGCGGCCGCGGATGGTGCGAAGCTGACAGGGCAATTACTAGCCTTCGGTCGACGCCAGCCTCTCAACCCCAAGCCAGCCGATCTTAGCCAACTCGTCACCGGTTTCTCCGACCTATTGCGCCGGACGCTCGGCGAGAACATCAAGCTCTCCACGGTTCTGTCCGGATCGGACTTCAACGTCCTTGTTGACCCGTCGCAGCTTCAAAATGCAATCCTGAACATTGCGCTCAACGCGCGTGACGCGATGCCGCGAGGCGGCAGCCTTACCACCGAAGTCTCACGCGTCCACCTCGATGCGGACTATGCAAAGATGTATCCCGAAGTCCGCAGTGGCAACTTTGTGCTTATTTCTATGACGGATACGGGCATCGGCATGAGCGCAGATGTGCAGAAGCGCGCCATGGAGCCGTTCTTCACGACCAAAGAGGTGGGATCGGGAACCGGCCTCGGCCTCAGCATGGTCTATGGCTTCGTCAAGCAGTCCGGCGGACACCTGCAGATCTACAGCGAGGTCGGACGGGGCACGACGATCCGGATCTACCTTCCAGCGGTAACCGGCACCCGGATTGGCGACGCTGGCGGAGCAACAAAGGCCGAGAGCGCCCTACGGGGCGGCCATGAACTGGTCCTCGTCGTCGAAGATGATCCTCGTGTCCGTCGTGTCGCCGTCGCGCGGCTTTCGGACATGGGATATTCGGTGCTTGAAGCAGAAAACGGCCATCGCGCACTCGATATCCTCAAGGAAAATGAGGAAATCGAACTACTCTTCACCGATATCGTAATGACCGGCGGCATGACGGGTGACGAGTTGGCGCGAGAGGCCCGCGAGATCAGGCCGGAAATCGCCGTCCTCTTCACCTCGGGATATTCGGAACCGGGGCTTGCCGAAAAGGATATCATTGCCGGGGCACAGTGGCTGCGGAAGCCCTATACGGCGCGCGAGCTGGCGTCCAGGGTCCGGGAACTTATCGAAGGGAAATGA
- a CDS encoding helix-turn-helix domain-containing protein yields MLMQRNQAFDHAEIANEAITIGQQPLASVFQTAPTETMEAGKALCWEGDAVKHFFHIQQGVVRLHRIIGEGRRAVTGFHFAGDVIGAFLQDDFLFTAEAVTDCKIRRISRKSFHEEVARSESLRPEYINLLCRETMAAHDQMVLLSKKNAEERLCSFIIAMANRRGTTQKGLLHIPMNRQDIADYLGMTIETVSRTISKLASRNVVASEGRHDLRILSFSRLQQLSGNADDFSTETCHRMSVH; encoded by the coding sequence ATGCTTATGCAGAGAAACCAAGCATTCGACCATGCGGAAATCGCGAACGAAGCGATTACAATCGGCCAGCAGCCGCTTGCATCAGTTTTTCAAACCGCGCCGACTGAGACAATGGAAGCTGGCAAGGCGCTCTGTTGGGAGGGCGATGCCGTGAAGCATTTCTTCCACATCCAGCAAGGCGTGGTTCGCCTGCATCGCATCATCGGCGAAGGGCGCCGGGCCGTCACCGGATTCCATTTCGCCGGCGATGTGATCGGCGCCTTCCTGCAGGACGATTTCCTCTTCACCGCCGAAGCGGTCACCGACTGTAAGATTCGCCGGATTTCACGCAAGAGCTTTCACGAGGAAGTCGCCCGCTCCGAATCGCTGCGGCCAGAATATATCAACCTACTGTGTCGCGAGACCATGGCCGCACACGACCAAATGGTTCTGCTCTCCAAGAAGAATGCCGAGGAACGCCTCTGCAGCTTTATCATAGCGATGGCAAACCGCCGCGGGACGACACAGAAGGGTCTCCTTCACATTCCGATGAACCGGCAGGACATCGCCGACTACCTTGGAATGACCATTGAGACCGTATCGCGCACCATCAGCAAGCTGGCATCGAGGAATGTCGTCGCCTCCGAAGGGCGGCACGACCTCAGAATCCTGAGCTTCTCGCGCCTTCAGCAACTATCCGGCAATGCTGATGATTTCTCGACGGAAACCTGTCATAGGATGAGTGTCCATTAA
- a CDS encoding CbbQ/NirQ/NorQ/GpvN family protein has protein sequence MTIALNLPLNPKAEIPHYAPQGNECALFERAWTRQLPVLLKGPTGCGKTRFVHHMAARLGLPVSTVSCHDDLTAADLTGRYLLKGGETVWVDGPLTRAVRDGGVCYLDEIVEARKDVAVVLHPLTDDRRILPLERTGEILEAQPGFMVVVSYNPGYQNLMKALKPSTRQRFVSIEFEFLPREKEIATVAIESGLAEGKVAPLVDLARRLRALKGQDLEEGVSTRLLIYCATLVEAGLPTFDAVRAAIIEPLTDEPDVKAALLEVAKATFA, from the coding sequence ATGACGATAGCTCTCAATCTTCCGCTGAACCCAAAGGCGGAAATCCCTCACTATGCGCCTCAAGGCAACGAATGCGCTCTCTTCGAAAGAGCATGGACCCGGCAGCTGCCGGTCCTCCTTAAAGGGCCGACAGGCTGCGGGAAGACTCGGTTCGTACATCACATGGCCGCCCGGCTTGGACTGCCGGTCTCTACGGTTTCCTGCCACGATGACCTCACGGCCGCCGACCTGACCGGCCGCTATCTGCTCAAGGGCGGGGAGACGGTCTGGGTCGATGGCCCACTTACAAGGGCGGTCCGCGACGGCGGTGTCTGCTACCTGGATGAAATCGTCGAAGCGCGCAAGGATGTCGCGGTCGTGCTGCATCCGCTCACCGACGATCGTCGAATCCTCCCGCTTGAACGGACGGGCGAGATCTTGGAGGCTCAGCCCGGATTCATGGTCGTCGTGTCCTACAATCCGGGCTACCAAAACCTGATGAAGGCTCTGAAGCCGAGCACCCGTCAGCGTTTCGTCTCGATCGAGTTCGAATTCCTTCCCCGTGAAAAGGAGATCGCCACCGTCGCTATCGAGAGCGGGCTTGCGGAAGGAAAAGTCGCTCCGCTCGTCGATCTGGCGCGGCGCCTGCGCGCGCTCAAGGGCCAGGATCTGGAAGAGGGCGTGTCGACCCGACTGCTGATCTACTGCGCAACACTCGTCGAGGCCGGATTGCCGACCTTTGACGCCGTCCGCGCCGCCATCATCGAGCCGCTCACTGACGAGCCTGACGTGAAGGCCGCGCTCCTTGAAGTGGCCAAGGCAACGTTTGCATAG
- a CDS encoding cytochrome C oxidase subunit IV family protein, giving the protein MKFRRNKTALTQTFALLVLLTAGVFASSRYLTGAMPKYLLSALIASMIVAKVRLVVFDFLDLRRSRSPIGPALTAWAAAILLLALARPLALAVWQ; this is encoded by the coding sequence ATGAAATTTCGCCGGAACAAGACAGCGCTCACGCAGACCTTCGCACTTCTCGTGCTTCTGACCGCCGGCGTCTTCGCGTCGTCGCGATATTTGACCGGAGCCATGCCCAAATATCTTCTCTCAGCCCTCATCGCCTCGATGATCGTAGCGAAGGTGAGACTGGTCGTGTTCGACTTTTTGGACCTTCGGAGAAGCCGCTCTCCCATTGGTCCGGCTCTAACTGCCTGGGCGGCGGCAATCCTGCTGCTTGCGCTCGCGAGGCCCCTGGCTCTCGCCGTCTGGCAATGA
- a CDS encoding cbb3-type cytochrome c oxidase subunit I: MRYKTQSVAMLYFYGALGLFMAQLLFGVLAGTIYVLPNTLSVTLPFNIVRMIHTNALIVWLLMGFMGTTYFLLPEECETELYSPKLAIAQFWLFFVAAGVAVVGYLFHIHEGREFLEQPFPIKVGIVVVALIFLFNVTMTALKGRKTTITNILLFGLWGVAIFFLFSFYNPSNLALDKMYWWWVVHLWVEGVWELIMASVLAFLMIKLNGIDREVVEKWLYVIIGLALFSGILGTGHHYYWIGAPGYWQWIGSLFSTLEVAPFFTMVVFTFVMTWRAGRKHENKAALLWSIGCSVMAFFGAGVWGFLHTLSSVNYYTHGTQVTAAHGHLAFFGAYVMLNLAAMTYAIPQIRGRAPYNQWLSIGSFWIMCGAMSVMTFALTFAGIIQVHLQRVLGQSYMDVQDQLSLFYWVRLGSGIFVFMSALMFIWSVLVPGRERVTNATAQPAE, encoded by the coding sequence ATGAGATATAAGACACAGAGCGTCGCAATGCTCTATTTCTACGGGGCTCTTGGCCTTTTCATGGCCCAACTCCTGTTCGGCGTGCTGGCCGGCACGATCTACGTGCTGCCGAACACCCTTTCGGTGACACTGCCATTCAACATCGTCCGAATGATCCACACGAACGCATTGATCGTCTGGCTTCTGATGGGATTCATGGGAACCACCTATTTCCTTCTCCCCGAAGAATGCGAGACGGAATTGTACAGTCCCAAGCTGGCAATCGCGCAGTTTTGGCTGTTTTTCGTCGCTGCGGGCGTGGCGGTCGTCGGATACCTCTTCCATATCCATGAGGGCCGCGAATTTCTCGAGCAGCCCTTCCCCATCAAGGTCGGCATCGTCGTCGTCGCGCTGATTTTCCTCTTCAACGTCACGATGACGGCGCTCAAGGGCCGCAAGACGACGATCACAAACATCCTGCTCTTCGGCCTCTGGGGCGTGGCGATCTTCTTCCTTTTCTCCTTCTACAATCCATCAAACCTTGCGCTGGACAAGATGTACTGGTGGTGGGTCGTCCATCTGTGGGTGGAGGGCGTCTGGGAACTGATCATGGCTTCGGTTCTCGCCTTTCTGATGATCAAGCTCAACGGTATCGACCGTGAAGTCGTCGAGAAGTGGCTGTACGTCATCATAGGCCTCGCACTATTCTCTGGTATCCTCGGGACCGGCCATCATTATTACTGGATCGGCGCACCTGGTTACTGGCAGTGGATCGGCTCGCTCTTCTCGACGCTGGAAGTCGCACCGTTTTTCACAATGGTCGTCTTCACCTTCGTAATGACATGGCGGGCCGGACGTAAGCACGAAAACAAGGCGGCGCTGCTTTGGTCTATCGGCTGCTCCGTGATGGCGTTCTTCGGAGCGGGCGTCTGGGGATTCCTCCACACGCTGTCGTCGGTAAACTACTACACCCACGGAACGCAGGTCACGGCAGCCCACGGGCACCTCGCATTCTTCGGCGCTTACGTCATGCTGAATCTTGCCGCCATGACTTACGCGATCCCGCAGATACGCGGCCGTGCGCCCTACAACCAATGGCTCTCCATCGGCAGCTTCTGGATCATGTGCGGGGCCATGTCCGTGATGACCTTTGCGCTCACCTTCGCCGGCATCATCCAGGTGCATCTGCAGAGAGTTCTCGGTCAATCGTATATGGACGTCCAGGACCAGCTCAGCCTGTTCTACTGGGTGAGACTCGGCTCCGGGATATTCGTCTTCATGAGCGCGCTCATGTTCATCTGGTCGGTCCTTGTTCCAGGCCGCGAGCGCGTGACCAACGCCACAGCCCAGCCCGCCGAATAG
- a CDS encoding cytochrome c oxidase subunit 3, whose product MTTTATSQPAGNVADTDEGDLLVWILAWSELVAFGALLAAFVAAGWLHPADFEAGRAHLHQGIPVLNTIVLLTSGWLAASAAYPISRSRLQLFGAAAGGLLFVVIKLYEYQVEGMSIVATDTFTQLYLLLTGFHLAHVFFGSVILTIVACFPNRQNAHLISTLWHVIDIVWLVMLPVVYLI is encoded by the coding sequence ATGACCACGACAGCAACATCACAGCCGGCCGGGAACGTTGCGGACACCGACGAGGGAGACCTGCTCGTTTGGATACTCGCCTGGAGCGAGCTTGTGGCATTCGGCGCACTTCTCGCTGCATTCGTTGCCGCAGGGTGGCTCCATCCTGCCGATTTCGAAGCCGGAAGAGCGCATCTGCATCAGGGCATCCCTGTATTGAACACCATAGTTCTGCTGACAAGCGGCTGGCTTGCGGCCTCCGCCGCCTACCCGATCTCGCGAAGCAGACTTCAACTCTTCGGAGCCGCGGCGGGCGGCCTGCTCTTCGTCGTCATCAAACTATACGAATACCAGGTGGAGGGGATGTCGATCGTCGCGACCGACACTTTCACGCAGCTCTATCTGCTGCTGACAGGGTTCCACCTCGCGCATGTTTTCTTTGGATCCGTGATCCTGACGATCGTGGCATGTTTCCCCAACCGGCAAAACGCCCATCTCATCAGCACGCTCTGGCATGTCATCGATATCGTTTGGCTGGTGATGCTCCCCGTGGTGTATCTGATATGA
- a CDS encoding cytochrome c translates to MAERLTKTAARNVFYGGSAFFFAIFVGLTAHSHYYIRTVATNEATLTDGVARGKRIWERNSCINCHTIDGEGAYFAPELSNVWIRWGGDKDPAGARETLHAWMAAQPSGIEGRRQMPQSNLTDQEVNDLADFLEWVSKTKTQNWPPNQAG, encoded by the coding sequence ATGGCTGAACGCCTGACAAAAACCGCGGCCCGCAACGTCTTTTACGGCGGTTCCGCCTTCTTCTTCGCAATCTTCGTGGGACTGACGGCCCACAGCCACTACTACATCCGCACCGTTGCCACCAACGAGGCGACGCTGACGGACGGCGTCGCCCGCGGGAAGCGGATCTGGGAGCGAAATTCCTGCATCAACTGCCACACGATCGATGGCGAAGGCGCCTACTTCGCGCCCGAACTTTCCAACGTGTGGATCCGCTGGGGCGGGGACAAGGATCCCGCCGGCGCCCGCGAGACGCTGCATGCATGGATGGCAGCTCAGCCATCCGGCATCGAGGGCCGCAGGCAGATGCCCCAGTCTAACTTGACGGACCAAGAAGTGAACGATCTCGCCGACTTCCTCGAATGGGTCAGCAAGACAAAGACGCAGAACTGGCCACCGAACCAGGCCGGCTGA
- a CDS encoding pseudoazurin, with amino-acid sequence MRFKVGLIATTAALIVSAAPLMAADHQIQLLNKGADGAMAFEPGFIKIAPGDTVTFVPTDKSHNVETYKGLIPDGAPEFKSKPSEQFQQKFDVAGDYVVKCTPHAGMGMVALIQVGDNPANVSAIKTAQVPPMIRKRLDADLAKATP; translated from the coding sequence ATGCGTTTCAAAGTCGGTCTTATCGCTACAACGGCTGCCCTCATTGTATCGGCAGCTCCGTTGATGGCCGCCGATCATCAGATTCAATTGCTCAACAAGGGTGCCGACGGTGCGATGGCATTTGAGCCCGGCTTCATCAAGATCGCTCCCGGCGATACTGTCACCTTCGTTCCCACCGATAAGAGCCACAACGTCGAAACATATAAGGGTCTGATTCCTGACGGCGCCCCTGAGTTCAAATCCAAGCCCAGCGAGCAATTCCAGCAGAAGTTCGACGTAGCCGGCGATTATGTCGTGAAGTGCACGCCGCATGCCGGCATGGGCATGGTCGCGCTGATTCAGGTTGGCGACAATCCGGCGAACGTCTCTGCAATCAAGACTGCTCAGGTTCCTCCGATGATTCGCAAGCGGCTGGATGCCGATCTCGCCAAGGCCACTCCGTAA
- a CDS encoding VWA domain-containing protein, whose amino-acid sequence MLELLELEETVGRAWHRFVGDTSSWPHHPDQAVQLADVKSQLAVCFCAFGGESTLQIQKSRQKTSAHRLRLRQVVGLGEERSDHPTWDDSALYLPATIEIFDDTQLNRDLYFWLAGYFAVAVAVAPDQMSSDPAVRDLARIEAGRRNSRLLVETFPGMSSRYARLSHALVSCRQRGRLPSVEARIETFAMTALSFPIEHDLPPNAQPEIHAAPAGYLPMLPIPLWPDFRGGADCMNAERDDLPSDISQRDETKKPTHEGKRKKDADDRKRDPFILNRFEKILAMAEMVAMDRPTDDREDDEPSVADDLDEITLSETREKPKSKFHFDLDLSPEAADPTRIRGEFVYPEWNYRKEEYLPDHCRVVVGTAQDDDRTALASDQSIIRKVKKQFETLRPKREIRRAQLDGSDLDLEAVVRSRIDLLATGQPNDYIYECARPAAHELATSLLVDVSLSTDSWVDNRRILDVEMQALDVLARGLDACGDRFSIETFTSRRRDWIRVDSVKRFDETFSPAVARRIASLRPGYYTRMGAAIRHVSQQLDKQGARKRLLMILTDGKPNDVDHYEGRFALEDCRRAVIEAWGRGQTVFAVTVDRNSGDYLPAIFGRHGYALVSDIAKLPSTLPAIYRSLTA is encoded by the coding sequence ATGCTGGAACTTCTGGAACTTGAAGAAACCGTAGGGCGCGCATGGCATCGCTTCGTCGGCGATACGAGCTCATGGCCGCATCATCCGGATCAAGCGGTGCAACTCGCAGACGTCAAGTCGCAGCTCGCCGTCTGCTTCTGCGCCTTCGGCGGCGAGTCCACTCTTCAGATCCAGAAGTCGCGGCAGAAGACCTCCGCTCATCGCCTTCGCCTGCGCCAGGTCGTAGGCCTCGGCGAAGAGAGGAGCGATCATCCGACCTGGGACGATTCGGCGCTGTACCTTCCAGCAACGATCGAAATCTTCGACGACACTCAGCTCAATCGCGACCTATACTTCTGGCTTGCGGGATATTTCGCGGTCGCAGTCGCGGTTGCGCCTGATCAGATGTCCTCTGACCCGGCCGTTCGGGATCTCGCCCGCATCGAAGCGGGGCGCCGCAACTCACGGTTATTGGTGGAGACATTCCCCGGCATGAGCAGCCGGTATGCTCGCCTAAGCCATGCTCTGGTTTCCTGCCGGCAGCGAGGCAGACTTCCCTCGGTCGAGGCTCGGATCGAGACGTTCGCAATGACGGCCCTGTCCTTTCCGATCGAGCATGATCTTCCACCCAACGCCCAGCCCGAGATCCATGCAGCGCCGGCGGGTTATCTCCCGATGCTGCCGATTCCACTCTGGCCGGATTTCCGGGGCGGAGCCGACTGTATGAACGCGGAGCGCGACGATCTTCCCTCCGATATCTCGCAGCGCGACGAAACGAAAAAGCCAACACATGAGGGCAAGCGCAAGAAGGACGCCGACGATCGCAAGCGCGATCCGTTCATACTGAACCGGTTCGAGAAGATTCTCGCCATGGCGGAGATGGTAGCTATGGACCGCCCAACAGATGACAGGGAAGACGACGAGCCTTCCGTTGCGGACGATCTGGACGAAATCACACTCAGCGAGACGAGAGAGAAGCCGAAATCTAAGTTTCATTTTGATCTCGACCTTTCCCCCGAAGCTGCTGATCCCACGCGCATTCGCGGGGAATTCGTCTATCCCGAATGGAACTATCGCAAGGAGGAGTACCTCCCGGATCATTGCCGGGTCGTGGTGGGGACGGCTCAGGACGATGACCGGACGGCACTGGCCAGCGATCAGTCCATCATTCGCAAGGTGAAGAAGCAGTTCGAAACACTTCGTCCGAAGCGCGAAATACGACGGGCGCAGTTGGACGGAAGCGATCTCGATCTCGAAGCAGTCGTCCGCTCGCGTATCGATCTTCTCGCCACGGGGCAGCCGAACGATTATATCTACGAGTGCGCCCGACCGGCTGCGCACGAACTCGCGACCTCGCTGCTTGTCGACGTCTCCCTGTCCACGGATTCATGGGTGGACAACAGAAGGATTCTCGATGTGGAAATGCAGGCCCTCGACGTGCTCGCACGCGGTCTTGACGCCTGCGGCGACAGGTTCTCCATCGAAACCTTCACCTCGCGCCGACGCGACTGGATCCGCGTCGATTCAGTCAAGCGCTTTGACGAAACCTTCTCACCGGCGGTCGCCCGCCGTATAGCGAGCCTGAGGCCCGGTTACTACACCCGCATGGGCGCCGCGATCCGGCACGTCTCGCAGCAGCTCGACAAGCAGGGCGCGCGGAAGAGACTGCTGATGATCTTGACCGACGGAAAGCCAAACGATGTCGATCATTACGAGGGAAGGTTTGCTCTGGAAGACTGCAGGCGGGCCGTTATCGAGGCGTGGGGCCGTGGTCAGACCGTTTTTGCGGTCACGGTGGATCGAAATTCAGGCGACTACCTTCCCGCGATCTTCGGCCGCCACGGATATGCGCTTGTCTCTGATATCGCTAAGCTGCCAAGCACCCTCCCCGCGATCTATAGGAGCCTGACGGCGTAG
- a CDS encoding DUF2249 domain-containing protein — protein sequence MTDAYPTQIEIAHIDVRVLRPAERHPRIFGALHALTPGAVLHITSDHEPRPLQYQLEMALPGKFSWEYLEQGPEVWRVEIARLDAGCDCCCGSH from the coding sequence ATGACCGACGCCTATCCCACCCAAATCGAAATCGCGCATATCGACGTCCGAGTTCTCCGGCCGGCCGAACGTCACCCGCGCATTTTTGGCGCCCTTCATGCGCTGACGCCGGGCGCAGTCCTCCACATTACGAGCGACCACGAGCCACGACCGCTCCAATATCAACTGGAAATGGCCCTGCCCGGCAAGTTTTCCTGGGAATATCTGGAGCAGGGACCGGAGGTGTGGCGTGTCGAGATTGCTCGCCTTGACGCCGGCTGCGACTGCTGCTGCGGCAGCCACTGA